One segment of Pyrococcus sp. ST04 DNA contains the following:
- a CDS encoding inorganic phosphate transporter, whose amino-acid sequence MAWAIGANDAANSMSTAVGAGAITPRQAVLIAGVLEFTGAYFFGKSVTETIRKGIIDPSKITDPNVLIYGSIAALLGATIWLVIATKYGLPVSTTHSIIGGIVGYGIVYAGTSIVNWGKMAKVVMSWILSPIVGAIFAFFIFKAITRTVLQSQDPIKSAKRWSPFWIGLAFVVIGTMFYLKVLHGKSLFVGIVKFGIPVGIITFIIVTLILKVRFPKVDPYLGAEAIFRRVQVITSGYVALAHGANDVANAIGPVAAVYTIATMGMAGAKVPVPRWILALGGLGIAIGVATYGYRVMETVGKKITELTNTRGFTIDFSAATVVLIASWLGMPISTTHTVVGAVIGVGLARGIKAINKDIVKDIIISWFVTVPTAGVISAIIFKGLMLIVG is encoded by the coding sequence ATGGCATGGGCAATTGGTGCTAACGATGCCGCAAACTCCATGAGCACCGCTGTTGGAGCAGGTGCAATAACTCCTAGACAAGCCGTTCTAATAGCTGGTGTTTTGGAGTTCACAGGTGCGTACTTCTTTGGAAAGAGTGTTACAGAAACCATAAGGAAGGGAATAATAGATCCCTCTAAGATTACTGACCCGAACGTTTTAATATATGGGTCAATAGCTGCCCTCCTAGGGGCTACAATCTGGCTTGTAATAGCAACGAAATACGGTCTCCCCGTATCAACAACACACTCAATTATAGGGGGTATAGTGGGTTACGGAATAGTTTATGCTGGAACATCTATAGTGAACTGGGGCAAAATGGCGAAAGTTGTTATGAGCTGGATTCTTTCGCCAATAGTTGGAGCAATATTTGCATTCTTTATTTTCAAAGCAATAACAAGAACTGTCTTACAAAGCCAAGACCCAATAAAAAGTGCAAAAAGATGGTCACCATTCTGGATTGGGCTGGCATTCGTTGTTATAGGAACGATGTTCTACCTAAAAGTTCTTCACGGGAAATCTCTCTTCGTCGGCATTGTAAAGTTTGGGATACCTGTAGGAATAATTACGTTCATAATAGTTACCTTGATACTAAAAGTCAGATTCCCCAAAGTTGATCCATATCTAGGAGCGGAGGCTATATTCAGAAGAGTCCAAGTAATAACTTCAGGATACGTGGCTTTAGCCCACGGAGCTAATGATGTTGCGAACGCCATAGGTCCAGTTGCTGCTGTGTATACAATAGCAACTATGGGAATGGCCGGAGCAAAGGTTCCAGTTCCGAGGTGGATTTTGGCCTTGGGTGGTCTTGGGATAGCTATTGGAGTCGCCACTTATGGATATAGAGTTATGGAGACTGTAGGAAAGAAGATAACAGAATTAACAAACACCAGAGGATTTACGATAGATTTCTCTGCCGCTACTGTTGTTCTGATAGCAAGCTGGCTCGGAATGCCTATTTCAACAACCCATACGGTTGTAGGAGCTGTTATTGGAGTTGGACTTGCCAGGGGGATAAAAGCAATAAATAAGGATATTGTTAAGGATATAATAATCTCATGGTTTGTTACTGTTCCCACAGCAGGAGTTATCTCAGCGATTATTTTCAAAGGCCTAATGCTGATTGTGGGGTGA
- a CDS encoding 6-pyruvoyl tetrahydropterin synthase family protein: MKSRVIVRTSFDAAHAVKVEEDWEELHGHTFFLEVTVEGSIKHGYIMDFVKLQKLVESVTRELDHRNLNKFFDNPTTENIALWIAERIKEKLPGNVSLKRLVLWEGKDYGVELEW, from the coding sequence ATGAAATCTAGGGTAATAGTCAGGACTAGCTTCGATGCTGCTCATGCTGTTAAAGTTGAAGAAGACTGGGAAGAGCTTCATGGCCACACGTTTTTCTTGGAAGTCACAGTTGAGGGTTCTATAAAGCATGGATATATTATGGACTTTGTAAAGCTCCAAAAGCTTGTGGAAAGTGTAACTAGAGAATTAGATCACAGGAATCTTAACAAATTCTTCGATAATCCAACAACTGAAAACATAGCACTATGGATTGCTGAAAGAATAAAAGAAAAGCTACCTGGTAACGTAAGTCTAAAGAGACTTGTATTGTGGGAAGGAAAAGACTATGGGGTGGAGCTTGAGTGGTGA
- a CDS encoding TIGR00153 family protein, producing MQVWTKLFAKSPFKPLIKHAEVVVQTVETLEKALDLWAKGDYEEMAKYAIEVDRLEDVADRIKMELRNSITSKLLMPVQRTDILEYLHMQDKVADAAEDTAKWLIVKKEPQIPNEIKEVILKMGKESIKAAKLVYEAIKQMDTVVESGFSEKEIEKEYEIIRQIEEVENKIDGLDTKLMMLVFNNHLDWTDGLYILNIARTLSNISDKAKDAAERIRIMMNK from the coding sequence ATGCAGGTTTGGACCAAGTTATTTGCGAAAAGTCCGTTTAAGCCCCTAATAAAGCATGCAGAGGTTGTCGTTCAAACCGTGGAGACACTCGAGAAGGCTCTTGATCTTTGGGCCAAGGGGGATTATGAGGAGATGGCAAAATATGCTATTGAAGTAGATAGATTAGAGGATGTTGCCGATAGAATAAAGATGGAGCTCAGGAATAGTATCACTTCAAAACTTCTAATGCCAGTTCAAAGAACAGACATATTGGAATACCTCCACATGCAGGATAAGGTGGCCGATGCCGCTGAAGACACTGCAAAATGGCTCATAGTGAAGAAAGAACCCCAGATCCCAAATGAGATAAAAGAAGTGATTTTAAAAATGGGCAAAGAAAGCATAAAGGCTGCAAAGCTAGTTTATGAGGCAATAAAGCAGATGGATACTGTTGTTGAAAGTGGGTTTTCGGAGAAAGAAATAGAGAAAGAGTATGAGATTATAAGGCAAATAGAGGAAGTTGAAAACAAGATAGATGGGCTTGATACAAAGCTTATGATGCTTGTATTTAATAACCACCTAGACTGGACTGATGGTCTATACATACTCAACATTGCAAGGACTCTTAGTAATATCTCTGATAAAGCGAAAGATGCTGCTGAAAGGATAAGAATAATGATGAACAAATGA
- a CDS encoding metallophosphoesterase, which yields MDFSLYSFEFESSKGKVLVFADPHLAFEPFRGVQIRSRLESKLAEYILSVDPDVLIILGDVKEELGISKYTQRILLEFFSKIRDIEVIITKGNHDGKIEEVTGKFENIEVVDYYILDDILFIHGHRDLPEDRDFKRAFLGHVHPTALIDFGGVKRKVKCFVKVGKFIIFPTINPYLEGIRVNEGINMIPFLKNVKEVSLILPPGIYIDKYFI from the coding sequence ATGGACTTTTCTTTATATTCTTTTGAATTTGAAAGTTCCAAAGGGAAAGTTTTAGTTTTTGCAGATCCCCATCTAGCCTTTGAACCTTTTAGAGGGGTTCAAATAAGGTCGAGGCTAGAAAGTAAACTTGCAGAATATATCTTGAGTGTAGACCCAGACGTTTTGATAATTCTTGGAGATGTTAAGGAGGAGCTTGGAATTTCCAAATATACGCAAAGGATACTACTTGAATTCTTCTCTAAGATTAGAGATATTGAGGTTATCATAACCAAGGGAAATCACGATGGTAAGATCGAGGAAGTTACAGGAAAGTTTGAGAACATAGAGGTTGTCGACTACTACATCCTGGATGATATCCTATTTATTCATGGGCATAGGGACCTTCCAGAAGACCGCGACTTCAAGAGGGCTTTCCTGGGTCACGTTCATCCAACGGCCTTGATCGATTTTGGCGGAGTAAAAAGAAAAGTTAAATGCTTTGTAAAAGTGGGAAAGTTCATTATATTCCCTACAATAAATCCGTACTTGGAAGGAATAAGGGTGAATGAGGGAATAAACATGATACCGTTTTTAAAGAATGTTAAGGAAGTCTCCCTAATTCTCCCCCCGGGAATATATATTGATAAATATTTTATATAG
- a CDS encoding Lrp/AsnC family transcriptional regulator, producing the protein MVTAFILMVTAAGKEREVMEKLLAMPEVKEAYVVYGEYDLIVKVETDTLKDLDQFITERIRKMPEIQMTSTMIAI; encoded by the coding sequence ATGGTGACGGCTTTTATCCTGATGGTTACGGCCGCGGGTAAGGAGAGGGAAGTCATGGAGAAACTTTTAGCGATGCCTGAGGTTAAGGAGGCATATGTAGTCTATGGTGAGTATGATCTAATAGTTAAAGTTGAAACTGATACACTAAAAGACCTCGATCAATTCATAACTGAAAGAATTAGAAAGATGCCTGAGATTCAAATGACGTCAACGATGATAGCAATTTAG
- a CDS encoding 7-carboxy-7-deazaguanine synthase QueE, with translation MKIILAEIFNSWQGEGGSVPGSAFGRRQIFIRFAGCDLRCSYCDSREFWDARKVKKYRVEVEPFTWKFEYKNNPAEVDEVINAVLKLDTGDIHSISYTGGEPTLQVKGLRILMSKLKSLGFDNFLETHGGFPELIAQVADLTDYASVDIKDESAKATKNWRDLVLREIRSIKILREAGAEVYAKLVVTRDTKTENIKWYASLLKGLAPLAIQPKEPMDVSMDKLMSFYKVASDILGKKNVGLSFQVHKYLNVL, from the coding sequence GTGAAGATAATATTGGCCGAGATATTCAATAGCTGGCAGGGTGAAGGAGGAAGCGTTCCTGGGAGTGCATTTGGGAGGAGACAAATATTTATTAGGTTTGCAGGCTGTGATCTTAGATGCTCGTACTGTGATTCTAGGGAATTCTGGGATGCAAGAAAAGTTAAGAAGTACCGGGTAGAGGTTGAGCCTTTTACGTGGAAATTTGAATATAAGAACAATCCTGCTGAAGTTGATGAAGTTATTAACGCTGTTTTAAAGTTGGATACGGGAGATATACACTCAATAAGTTACACTGGGGGCGAGCCAACTCTCCAGGTTAAGGGCCTTAGAATACTCATGAGCAAACTAAAGTCTCTTGGCTTTGACAATTTTCTGGAAACTCATGGGGGGTTTCCGGAGTTAATAGCTCAGGTTGCTGACCTCACTGACTATGCTAGCGTCGATATAAAGGATGAGAGTGCCAAAGCTACAAAAAACTGGAGAGACCTTGTTCTTAGAGAAATTAGAAGCATAAAAATCCTCAGGGAAGCGGGGGCTGAAGTGTATGCAAAGCTAGTTGTTACAAGGGATACAAAAACGGAAAACATTAAGTGGTATGCATCTCTGCTAAAAGGATTAGCCCCGCTTGCAATTCAACCAAAGGAACCAATGGACGTTTCAATGGATAAGCTTATGAGCTTTTACAAAGTAGCATCTGACATTTTGGGGAAGAAAAATGTTGGACTTAGCTTTCAAGTTCACAAATACTTGAATGTTCTTTAG
- the cysS gene encoding cysteine--tRNA ligase, translating to MVLKVYNTLTKRKEEFKPLKEGEVRMYVCGPTVYDYPHLGHARTYIAFDVIRRYLEHKGYTVLMVMNFTDIDDKIIRRANETGEDPKELAEKFIKVFLEDMRALKVKPADIYPRVTEHIEDIIRFIEKLIEKGYAYEGSDGVYFEVQKFSEYGKLSGIKIEELRKGARVEPGEGKKNPEDFALWKKAKPGEPKWESPWGDGRPGWHIECSVMSSKYLGESFDIHGGGNDLIFPHHENEIAQSEACFGHEWVRYWLHTGFVMVKGEKMSKSLGNFVTVRELLQRYNPEVIRFFVLQKHYRSPLDYTEEGLQHAKNNLERLYNTLENIRTAMKEAELSYTWGEEEFEAYEAIKSAKRKFYEAMDDDFNTAEALKAVFEVSNAINRYLTEVERPKESVLRKAWEFFKIVSEIFGIFEDYFKEEKVGEEEKLIELLVEVRSQLRKEKKYDLADKIREELRKLGIQLEDKKDKTIWKRINV from the coding sequence ATGGTTCTAAAGGTTTACAATACCCTCACAAAAAGAAAAGAAGAATTCAAGCCTCTAAAAGAAGGAGAAGTTAGGATGTATGTTTGTGGTCCAACAGTTTACGATTATCCCCATCTGGGCCATGCGAGGACTTACATAGCATTTGACGTGATTAGGAGGTACCTTGAACACAAGGGGTATACGGTTCTCATGGTAATGAACTTTACGGACATTGATGATAAGATAATTAGGAGGGCAAACGAAACTGGGGAAGATCCAAAAGAATTGGCAGAGAAGTTCATAAAAGTATTCTTAGAGGACATGAGGGCTTTGAAAGTTAAACCTGCCGACATATATCCAAGGGTTACTGAACATATAGAAGACATAATAAGGTTCATCGAAAAGCTAATAGAAAAGGGTTATGCCTATGAGGGAAGTGACGGAGTTTATTTTGAAGTACAAAAATTCTCCGAATACGGAAAGCTAAGCGGAATAAAAATCGAAGAACTGAGGAAAGGAGCTAGAGTAGAGCCTGGTGAAGGAAAGAAAAATCCAGAAGACTTTGCTTTATGGAAAAAGGCCAAACCAGGAGAGCCCAAGTGGGAAAGTCCATGGGGAGATGGAAGACCTGGATGGCACATTGAATGTTCAGTTATGAGCAGCAAGTATCTTGGAGAAAGCTTTGACATTCATGGGGGAGGCAACGACTTAATATTTCCCCACCACGAGAATGAAATTGCCCAAAGTGAAGCCTGCTTTGGTCATGAATGGGTTCGTTACTGGCTCCATACTGGCTTTGTTATGGTGAAAGGAGAGAAGATGAGCAAGAGCCTCGGAAACTTTGTGACAGTAAGGGAACTTCTCCAGAGATATAATCCCGAAGTTATAAGATTCTTTGTCCTCCAGAAACACTATAGATCACCACTGGATTACACAGAGGAAGGCCTGCAACATGCCAAAAATAATCTCGAAAGGCTATACAATACTCTCGAAAACATAAGGACTGCAATGAAAGAGGCAGAACTGTCATATACTTGGGGGGAGGAAGAGTTTGAAGCATATGAAGCGATAAAAAGTGCAAAGAGGAAATTCTACGAGGCCATGGATGATGATTTTAACACTGCAGAAGCCTTGAAAGCCGTGTTTGAAGTTAGTAATGCAATAAATAGATATCTAACTGAAGTTGAAAGACCTAAGGAATCAGTGCTAAGAAAAGCGTGGGAATTCTTTAAGATTGTAAGTGAGATATTTGGAATCTTTGAAGACTACTTTAAGGAAGAGAAAGTTGGAGAAGAGGAGAAGTTGATAGAGCTACTGGTTGAAGTTAGGAGTCAACTCAGGAAAGAAAAGAAGTATGATCTTGCCGACAAGATTAGGGAAGAACTAAGAAAGCTTGGAATACAGCTTGAGGACAAGAAAGACAAAACAATATGGAAGAGAATAAATGTCTAA